The Polymorphobacter megasporae genome window below encodes:
- a CDS encoding polyprenyl synthetase family protein has translation MRPSNSLKPALDAIGTAMDQRFDRLLPIPGDGRDRLYMGMRHAAIGGGKRMRPLLVVAACDLFNVDRERALRVALAIECVHCYSLIHDDLPCMDDDDLRRGKPTVHKAFDEATAVLAGDSLHALAFEILADPATHADPSARAELVLELARASGPSGMAGGQMMDLAAAETDFDLTATTRLQQLKTGALIGFCLEAGAIMARIPDDRRTPLRGYAHDLGLAFQIADDLLDVEGSSDKTGKAVHKDAAAGKSTFVSLLGVDRARTQAGMLIDQAIDHLHSYGSEADLLRAIARFAIERDF, from the coding sequence ATGCGGCCGTCGAACAGCCTCAAGCCCGCGCTCGATGCGATCGGGACTGCGATGGACCAGCGCTTCGACCGGCTGCTGCCGATTCCCGGCGACGGCCGCGACCGGCTGTACATGGGGATGCGCCATGCCGCGATCGGCGGCGGCAAGCGGATGCGGCCATTGCTCGTCGTCGCGGCGTGCGACTTGTTCAACGTCGACCGCGAACGCGCGTTGCGGGTCGCGCTCGCGATCGAGTGCGTCCATTGCTACTCGCTGATCCACGACGACCTGCCGTGCATGGACGACGACGACCTGCGCCGCGGCAAGCCGACCGTCCATAAGGCGTTCGACGAGGCGACTGCGGTCCTCGCGGGCGATTCGCTCCACGCGCTGGCGTTCGAGATTCTCGCCGATCCGGCAACGCACGCCGATCCGTCGGCGCGTGCCGAGCTCGTCCTCGAACTCGCCCGCGCGAGCGGCCCGTCGGGCATGGCGGGCGGGCAGATGATGGATCTCGCGGCGGCCGAGACCGACTTCGACCTTACCGCGACGACGCGGCTTCAGCAGTTGAAGACCGGCGCACTGATCGGCTTCTGCCTCGAAGCCGGGGCGATCATGGCACGCATCCCCGACGACCGGCGGACGCCGTTGCGCGGTTATGCTCACGATCTCGGCCTCGCCTTCCAGATCGCCGACGACCTGCTCGACGTCGAGGGATCGTCGGACAAGACCGGCAAGGCGGTCCACAAGGACGCGGCGGCGGGCAAGTCGACCTTCGTCTCGCTGCTCGGCGTCGACCGCGCGCGGACGCAGGCGGGGATGCTGATCGATCAGGCGATCGACCACCTCCACAGCTATGGCAGCGAGGCCGACCTCCTCCGTGCGATCGCCCGGTTTGCCATCGAACGCGACTTCTAG
- a CDS encoding cytochrome P450, giving the protein MDKVYALPWLRRRVEITSEPERIERYVKKKFTRSSVLMALLSAFHLSRDSILVSSDEHAAFMRGMLLKCFPAAADYPSIAVELVERLFDKAVYATCEHRVTIAPVAVRSLYVTLLETLLGAFVPPNIRDFIDSTNFSPGWRPLRVEAFMYSFRLHLPIFAPIRWLLDLGLFRQARRMRHLARKLEQMLEASAEPRPGSWLEALQHQRNAGTITEKQFRGELTAILVSTFSLASTLSFCLLCLAATPWYVGKINRDPEFAKIFLYEVLRLYPPFHQFGYRTLHDDGSEGSAEFLISALFLHRNPKHWEMPDNFYPERFQEPASHSRFRYLPFGIGARLCPGRSYSLRLLIEVLKVVCADSSPVTLMPSDRMPMATADRVISFPREGLLTFQVKPR; this is encoded by the coding sequence GTGGACAAGGTCTACGCCCTGCCTTGGTTGCGCCGTCGAGTCGAGATTACGAGTGAACCCGAGCGTATCGAGCGCTACGTCAAAAAGAAGTTTACGCGATCGAGCGTACTCATGGCGCTTCTCAGCGCGTTTCACCTCAGCCGAGACTCGATACTCGTAAGTTCCGACGAACATGCCGCATTTATGCGTGGGATGCTGTTGAAGTGTTTCCCGGCGGCCGCGGATTACCCATCCATCGCCGTCGAGCTCGTCGAAAGATTGTTCGACAAGGCGGTTTACGCCACGTGCGAGCATCGCGTCACAATCGCTCCGGTCGCAGTACGTTCGCTATACGTAACCCTGCTTGAAACACTTCTCGGCGCATTCGTACCGCCAAATATTCGCGACTTCATCGACAGCACTAACTTTTCACCTGGCTGGCGTCCGTTGCGTGTCGAGGCCTTTATGTACTCGTTTCGGCTTCACCTGCCCATCTTTGCCCCGATCCGGTGGTTGCTCGACCTAGGCTTATTTCGACAAGCGCGGCGAATGCGGCATTTAGCGCGCAAACTCGAGCAGATGCTCGAAGCATCGGCAGAGCCGCGGCCTGGCTCATGGTTAGAAGCGCTGCAGCATCAGCGTAACGCGGGTACGATAACGGAGAAACAATTCCGCGGTGAGCTGACGGCGATCCTTGTCTCGACGTTTAGCCTCGCCTCGACACTTTCCTTCTGTCTGTTATGCCTCGCTGCGACACCCTGGTATGTCGGCAAGATCAATCGCGATCCTGAGTTCGCAAAGATCTTCCTCTATGAGGTGCTTCGCCTCTACCCTCCCTTTCATCAATTCGGCTATCGAACGCTGCATGACGACGGCAGCGAAGGTTCCGCCGAGTTCCTCATCAGCGCCCTGTTTTTACATCGAAATCCTAAGCATTGGGAAATGCCGGACAACTTCTACCCCGAACGTTTCCAGGAGCCGGCGAGTCATTCTCGGTTTCGCTATCTCCCGTTTGGCATCGGAGCGCGATTATGCCCGGGAAGAAGCTATTCGCTCCGGCTACTCATCGAAGTGCTCAAAGTTGTCTGCGCCGACAGTTCGCCCGTGACGCTGATGCCGAGTGATCGCATGCCGATGGCCACCGCAGACCGGGTCATCTCGTTTCCGCGCGAAGGCCTTCTGACATTCCAGGTTAAACCGCGTTGA
- a CDS encoding exodeoxyribonuclease VII small subunit — protein MEPVSDVAELSFEIALARLEKIVHRLEAGDATLEESIDLYTDGQRLKKHCEDKLAGATARIEAIVVGADGQAAGLKPFDAG, from the coding sequence ATGGAACCAGTATCCGACGTTGCCGAGTTGAGTTTCGAGATCGCGCTCGCGCGGCTGGAGAAGATCGTCCATCGGCTCGAGGCGGGCGATGCGACGCTCGAGGAGTCGATCGACCTGTATACCGATGGACAGCGCTTGAAGAAACATTGCGAAGACAAGCTCGCCGGCGCGACCGCGCGGATCGAGGCGATCGTCGTCGGGGCCGATGGCCAGGCGGCGGGACTTAAGCCGTTCGATGCAGGCTGA
- the kynU gene encoding kynureninase, with protein sequence MISRNDCLALDAADGLAFARARFALPDGLIYLDGNSLGALPRRTATRVADTVTREWGEGLIRSWNDAQWIDAPAKIGAKIARLVGAAGDEVIVTDSVSVNIFKLAAAALALRPDRRVIVTEAGNFPTDVYVLQGLAALTGIDLRVVERDAIAAALDETVALLLLTQTHYRTGAVHDMAAMTAAAHAAGALACWDLSHSVGAIAVELDAAHADMAVGCGYKFLNGGPGAPAFAYVSRRHHDGLRQPLSGWMGHAAPFAFEGDYRPAAGIAQMLSGTPGVLGMAALGAGVATFDGIDMAAAAAKSRALGDLMIDLIEQRCPEIGIACPRDHRGAHVSLSHPNAYELCQALIARGVIGDFRPPDVLRLGFPALYVRYADVWDAVEYLSRVLASGEWREARFAVRRAVT encoded by the coding sequence ATGATTTCCCGTAACGATTGCCTCGCGCTCGACGCCGCCGACGGCCTCGCCTTCGCCCGCGCGCGGTTCGCGTTGCCCGACGGGCTGATCTACCTCGACGGCAATTCGCTCGGTGCCCTCCCCCGCCGCACCGCCACGCGCGTCGCCGACACCGTGACGCGCGAATGGGGCGAGGGACTGATCCGCAGCTGGAACGACGCGCAATGGATCGACGCCCCGGCAAAGATCGGTGCCAAGATCGCGCGGCTGGTCGGCGCGGCGGGCGACGAGGTGATCGTCACCGACTCGGTCTCGGTCAACATCTTCAAGCTCGCCGCCGCCGCACTCGCGCTCCGCCCCGACCGCCGCGTCATCGTCACCGAGGCGGGCAACTTCCCGACCGACGTCTATGTCCTGCAGGGACTTGCGGCACTTACCGGGATCGACCTTCGCGTGGTCGAGCGCGACGCGATCGCCGCCGCGCTCGACGAAACGGTCGCGCTGCTGCTGCTGACCCAGACGCACTACCGGACCGGAGCGGTCCACGACATGGCGGCAATGACCGCCGCCGCGCACGCCGCCGGCGCGCTGGCGTGCTGGGATCTGAGCCACAGCGTCGGCGCGATCGCAGTCGAGCTCGACGCAGCGCACGCCGACATGGCGGTCGGCTGCGGCTATAAATTCCTCAACGGTGGACCGGGCGCCCCCGCGTTCGCCTATGTCTCGCGCCGCCACCACGACGGGCTGCGCCAGCCGCTGTCGGGCTGGATGGGCCACGCCGCGCCGTTCGCGTTCGAGGGCGACTACCGCCCCGCCGCCGGGATCGCGCAGATGCTGTCGGGAACCCCAGGCGTCCTCGGCATGGCGGCGCTTGGCGCGGGCGTCGCGACCTTCGACGGGATCGACATGGCGGCGGCGGCGGCAAAGTCGCGTGCGCTCGGCGACCTGATGATCGACCTGATCGAACAACGCTGCCCCGAAATCGGCATCGCCTGCCCGCGCGACCACCGCGGCGCACACGTCAGCCTGAGCCATCCCAACGCCTATGAACTCTGCCAGGCCCTGATCGCCCGCGGCGTCATCGGCGACTTCCGCCCGCCCGACGTCCTGCGGCTGGGATTCCCGGCGCTGTATGTGCGGTACGCCGACGTGTGGGACGCGGTCGAATATCTCTCGCGCGTGCTGGCGAGCGGGGAGTGGCGCGAAGCGAGGTTTGCGGTGCGGCGCGCGGTGACTTGA
- a CDS encoding Fe2+-dependent dioxygenase, producing MLLVIPDVFSPEQVAACVADLDAATWGDGRITAGLQSAPVKDNEQLSETSPVARKWGDVVLDALGASDLFVAAALPLRTFPPLFNRYAGGQSFGTHIDNAIRPIRGTSVKLRTDLSATLFLNDPDSYDGGELIVEDASGGQVIKLPAGSMVLYPASSLHRVEPVTRGVRLASFFWVQSMVRDDGARALLFDLDRTIQRLAGRDGIGDAEVVSLTGIYHNLVRRWADS from the coding sequence ATGCTCCTCGTCATCCCCGATGTCTTCTCCCCCGAGCAGGTCGCGGCGTGCGTCGCCGACCTCGACGCGGCGACATGGGGCGACGGGCGCATCACCGCCGGGCTGCAATCCGCCCCGGTCAAGGACAACGAGCAGCTGTCCGAGACGTCGCCGGTCGCGCGCAAATGGGGCGACGTGGTCCTCGACGCGCTCGGCGCCAGCGACCTGTTCGTCGCCGCCGCGCTGCCGCTCCGCACCTTCCCGCCGCTGTTCAACCGCTACGCCGGGGGGCAGTCGTTCGGCACCCACATCGACAATGCGATCCGCCCGATCCGGGGGACAAGCGTCAAGCTCCGCACCGACCTCTCGGCGACCTTGTTCCTAAATGACCCCGACAGCTACGACGGCGGCGAGCTGATCGTCGAGGACGCCAGCGGCGGCCAGGTCATCAAGCTCCCCGCCGGCAGCATGGTCCTCTACCCCGCCTCGAGCCTCCACCGCGTCGAGCCGGTCACCCGCGGAGTCCGGCTGGCGAGCTTCTTCTGGGTCCAGTCGATGGTCCGCGACGACGGCGCGCGGGCATTGCTGTTCGACCTCGACCGCACGATTCAGCGGCTCGCTGGCCGCGACGGGATCGGCGACGCCGAGGTGGTCAGCCTGACCGGCATCTACCACAACCTCGTCCGGCGCTGGGCGGACAGCTGA
- a CDS encoding DUF1013 domain-containing protein — MSAPTTPLMAHATAAWLVDNTALTFEQIAVFCGLHILEIQAIADDTAATKLTGRDPIRSGELTQAEIDRVAADPSRRLVLEKQPEQERRTKGPRYTPVSMRQDKPDGIAWIVRNHPEVTDNQISRLIGTTKTTIAAIRDKSHWNIANITPKDPVTLGLCPQRELDVLVLAAAKKAGVDTNIDEGKIVEERAQLIEQLHAERVAAAHIAEHGPAPEVGTAQQQGDALFRR, encoded by the coding sequence ATGAGCGCTCCGACGACACCCTTGATGGCGCACGCCACTGCCGCGTGGCTGGTCGACAATACGGCGCTGACCTTCGAACAGATCGCGGTTTTCTGCGGGCTCCACATCCTTGAAATCCAGGCGATTGCCGACGATACCGCCGCCACCAAGCTGACCGGGCGCGACCCGATCCGTTCGGGCGAGCTGACCCAGGCCGAGATCGACCGGGTCGCCGCCGACCCGTCGCGCCGGCTGGTTCTCGAAAAGCAGCCCGAGCAGGAGCGCCGGACCAAGGGCCCGCGTTATACGCCGGTGTCGATGCGTCAGGACAAGCCCGACGGCATCGCGTGGATCGTCCGCAACCACCCCGAAGTCACCGACAACCAGATCAGCCGCCTGATCGGCACGACCAAGACGACGATCGCCGCGATCCGCGACAAGTCGCATTGGAACATCGCCAACATCACGCCGAAGGACCCGGTCACGCTCGGCCTGTGCCCGCAGCGCGAACTCGACGTGCTCGTGCTGGCAGCGGCGAAGAAGGCCGGCGTCGACACCAACATCGACGAGGGCAAGATCGTCGAGGAGCGCGCCCAGTTGATCGAGCAGCTTCACGCGGAGCGCGTGGCGGCCGCACACATCGCCGAGCATGGTCCGGCTCCCGAGGTTGGCACCGCTCAGCAGCAGGGCGACGCACTTTTCCGGCGGTAG